Proteins found in one Brachypodium distachyon strain Bd21 chromosome 5, Brachypodium_distachyon_v3.0, whole genome shotgun sequence genomic segment:
- the LOC100836520 gene encoding LOW QUALITY PROTEIN: endonuclease 2 (The sequence of the model RefSeq protein was modified relative to this genomic sequence to represent the inferred CDS: inserted 2 bases in 1 codon) produces MALLLLLHVLLVAAAARAPAAQAWGVEGHYMVCKIADGFLTSEALAAVKALLPASANGELAEVCSWPDTERPRIRWSAPLHFADTPGDCKFSYARDCHGTKGEKDMCVVGAINNYTASLQDSSSPYNLTESLMFLSHFVGDVHQPMHCGRTSDFGGNTILVTWYNTTKTNLHKVWDDKVIQTAMNKFYNDDLSTMIKAIKLNLTEDWASEENEWAATTYPDKYAQESAELSCDAYVGVEQQSNLEDEYFFSALPVVQKRIAQGGVRLAAILNRIFSGNXSDFKAADHTNRIKEEGVKGISLHYEVQ; encoded by the exons cgagagctCCGGCGGCTCAGGCGTGGGGCGTGGAGGGCCACTACATGGTCTGCAAGATCGCCGAT GGTTTCCTGACGAGCGAGGCGTTGGCGGCGGTGAAGGCGCTCCTGCCGGCGTCCGCCAACGGCGAACTCGCGGAGGTGTGCTCGTGGCCGGACACCGAGCGGCCCCGGATCCGGTGGTCGGCGCCCCTGCACTTCGCCGACACTCCCGGAGACTGCAAGTTCAGCTACGCCA GGGACTGCCACGGCACGAAAGGGGAGAAGGACATGTGCGTGGTGGGAGCGATCAACAACTACACCGCCTCGCTGCAAGACTCGTCCAGCCCCT ACAACCTGACGGAGAGCCTGATGTTCCTGTCCCACTTCGTCGGCGACGTCCACCAGCCCATGCATTGCGGCCGCACCAGCGACTTCGGCGGCAACACCATCCTTGTCACCTGGTACAACACCACCAAGACCAACCTGCACAAG GTGTGGGATGATAAGGTAATCCAAACGGCCATGAACAAGTTCTACAACGACGACCTCAGCACCATGATCAAGGCCATCAAGCTCAACCTCACT GAGGACTGGGCCAGTGAAGAGAACGAGTGGGCGGCAACGACTTATCCCGACAA ATACGCACAGGAGAGTGCGGAGCTGTCGTGCGACGCATATGTGGGTGTTGAGCAACAATCCAACTTAGAAG ACGAGTACTTCTTCTCGGCGCTGCCGGTTGTTCAGAAGAGGATTGCCCAGGGAGGCGTGAGGCTAGCTGCGATCCTAAACCGGATCTTCAGTGGGAA ATCCGACTTCAAAGCAGCTGATCATACCAATAGAATTAAGGAAGAAGGGGTGAAAGGGATTAGCCTGCATTATGAAGTACAATAA